Within Hydrogenophaga sp. PAMC20947, the genomic segment CACCGCAGGCGAGGTGCTGGCCCGCATTGACAGCACCGAAGCACAAGCCCGCGTCCGCCAGACCGAGCAGCAGGCCCAGGCTGCTCAGGCCCAGGTGGGCATTGCGCGCCGGGCTCAAGACAACAACCGGTCGCTGGTCAAACAAGGTTTTATCTCGGCCACTGCACTGGACACCTCCAGCGGGAACCTGGCGGTTGCCGAAGCCAACCACCAGGCAGCGCTGGCGGCATGGGAGATCGCGCGCAAATCGCTCGCCGACACCACGCTGAAAGCCCCCTTGTCGGGGCAAGTAGCCACACGGCTTGTGCAAAACGGCGAGCGCGTGGGTGTGGACGCTCGGGTCTACGAACTGGTCGATTTGTCGGCGTTCGAACTGGAGGCTGCCATCACACCCGCGCAGGCCGCAACGGTTCAGCCCGGGCAAAGTGCACAGCTCCAGATCGAAGGACTGCCTGCGCCGGTCGAAGCCCGCGTGAGCCGCATCAACCCGTCGGTACAGGCCGGCAGCCGCAGCGTGCTGGTGTATCTCAAACTACCGGCAGGTGCCGGGATGCGCCAAGGCCTGTTTGCCCAGGGAACCATCGTCACCGGCCAGCTCAAAGGCCCCGCCGTGCCCCTCTCGTCGGTGCGCAACGACAAGCCCCAGCCGTACCTTCAGGTGGTGAAAGACGGAAGGATCGCCCACATTCCAGTCAATCTCGAGCGCCAGGGCACGCTGGACAACGAACCCATGCTGCTCATCAATGCCAGCACAGCAAGCTTGGGCCTGGGCGATCAGGTGCTGCGTGTGCAGGCCGGCCTGATCCCCGCAGGCGAAGCGGTGCAGCTGCCCGGAGCAGCGGCGAGCAGCGCGGCTGCGTCCAACTGAACCCTTGAACAAGCGAACAGCCCGCCATGTGGTTCACCCAAGTCTCGTTGCGCAACCCCGTGTTTGCGACCATGGTGATGCTCGCACTCATGGTGCTGGGCGTATTTTCGTTCCAGCGCCTCAAGGTGGACCAGTTCCCCAACATCGATTTCCCGGTGGTGGTGATCACCACCGAATACCCCGGAGCCTCACCCGATATCGTGGAATCCGAGGTGACGAAAAAGGTTGAAGAAGCGGTCAATGCCATTGCTGGCGTCAACGCGCTGAGCTCGCGCAGCTACGAAGGCCAGTCGGTCGTCATCGTCGAGTTTCAGCTGAACATTGATGGCCGCAAGGGGGCCGAGGATGTGCGGGAGAAAATCGCCATCCTGAAGCCCGCCTTCCGAGATGAAGTGAACGAACCCCGTGTCCTGCGCTTCGATCCCGCCAGCCGCTCGATCTGGTCGGTCGCGGTGATTCCAGATACACCCAGAGACCCCACGCTCTCCCCTTCGTGTGATTCAAGCCCCCCCGACGAAGCCCGCGCTTGCCAGGAGCGGTCCAGCGCGGCGCGCAAAGGCCCCGCGCCATCGGCCGTGGAGCTCACCACCTGGGCCGAGCAAACGCTGAAGAAGCGGCTGGAAAACGTGCGCGGCGTGGGCTCTGTTTCGCTTGTGGGCGGCACCCGACGGGGCATCAACATCGACCTCGATTCGGCAGCGATGGAAGCACTGGGCATCACGGCCGACCAGATCGTTGCGGCTGTGCGCAGCGAAAACCAGGACCTCCCTGTGGGCACGCTCAAGAGCGGCGCACGCGAGCGCGTGGTACAGGTGCTGTCGCGGGTGAAGAACCCGCAAGACTTCGGCCGCATCATCGTGGCCCGCCGTGGCGGCAATGCGGTGCGCCTCGATCAGGTGGCGCGCATCAGCGATGCCACCGAAGAAGTGGAGAGCCTGGCGCTGTACAACGGCGAACGCACGCTGCTGCTGGCGGTGCAAAAGTCGCAAGACGAGAACACCATCGCGGTGACCGACGGCCTGAAGGCCGCGCTCAGCGCCATGAGCGCCGAGCTGCCCCCGGCGTGCGGCTGGAGCAGATCGCAGATGGCTCGCGGCCCATTCGCGTGTCGGTCGACAACGTGCGCCAAACCCTGATCGAAGGCGCCCTGCTCACCGTGCTGATCG encodes:
- a CDS encoding efflux RND transporter periplasmic adaptor subunit, with protein sequence MPSSRSPWLKWLLLAALVAALALGVARALYKRKTQQAAAQTASLALQQAAIFQLSANDLVVVQSLDIAQVTPISGSLKAVQTAVVKAKVAGEITGLNKREGETVTAGEVLARIDSTEAQARVRQTEQQAQAAQAQVGIARRAQDNNRSLVKQGFISATALDTSSGNLAVAEANHQAALAAWEIARKSLADTTLKAPLSGQVATRLVQNGERVGVDARVYELVDLSAFELEAAITPAQAATVQPGQSAQLQIEGLPAPVEARVSRINPSVQAGSRSVLVYLKLPAGAGMRQGLFAQGTIVTGQLKGPAVPLSSVRNDKPQPYLQVVKDGRIAHIPVNLERQGTLDNEPMLLINASTASLGLGDQVLRVQAGLIPAGEAVQLPGAAASSAAASN